The genomic interval ACCTCGATGAAACAGCACGGCACCGACACCGTCCGCAAGCAGGCGGCCGAATGGTTCGCCCGCGTGCAGGACGCGCCGCGGGATGCCGAGCTGCAGGCGCGCTTGCACACCTGGTTGGCAGCGGACCCGCGCCATCGCGATGAATTCGAGCAGCTTGCCAGCCTGTGGCGCGCCGCCGACTTCATTCCGCGCCAGCGCCTCGAGGCGCTGTGCCAAGCAGAGCCCGTGCATCAACTGCCACGGCGGCGCCTGGTACGCCAGGCACTGGCGGCCGGGGTGGCAGTGGTTGCCCTGGGGCTGGGTTGGAGTGGCTGGCAGTACCAGCGCCTCAACCATCAGGGCCAGTTGCAGACCGCCTTTGCCGAACGTCGGCAGGTCGAGTTGCCGGATGGGTCGCAGCTGACGCTGAACGGCGGCACGCAACTGCAGGTTGATTTCAGCGCCGGGCGCCGGCACATCCAGCTGAATGCCGGCGAAGCCATGTTCATCGTGGCCCACGACAGCAGCCGGCCGTTTGTGGTCGATACCGCCCAAGGCAGCGTGACCGTCATCGGCACCCGCTTCGATGTGCGCCTGGACCCGGCCGCCACCCGCGTGGCGGTGGAGCAGGGTTCGG from Pseudomonas kermanshahensis carries:
- a CDS encoding FecR family protein, producing MKQHGTDTVRKQAAEWFARVQDAPRDAELQARLHTWLAADPRHRDEFEQLASLWRAADFIPRQRLEALCQAEPVHQLPRRRLVRQALAAGVAVVALGLGWSGWQYQRLNHQGQLQTAFAERRQVELPDGSQLTLNGGTQLQVDFSAGRRHIQLNAGEAMFIVAHDSSRPFVVDTAQGSVTVIGTRFDVRLDPAATRVAVEQGSVRVQGKDASQAQLTAGLGAHIDAQGKVTPPFAVNAAALTAWRQGKLVFDNATLAEVVAEVSRYRTEPLRVAPGKVAQLRLSSTFSSDDTDALLRALPSILPVAIKAHEDGSREIIAK